In Methylobacterium sp. WL1, the sequence CATCCGACAGCGCCAGGGCGGCGGTCAGACCGCCGATCCCGGCCCCGACGATCCCGATTTCCAAGGGCGTTCGACTGTCCGTGGGCAATGTGGGGTGTGCTACTCCGCGGCGACCGTGGCCGCGTCGTGCCAGACGCAGGCCTGCGGATCCGCCTCGTCGGCCTTGAGGCCGGCACGGTAGCGATAGAGCGTCGAGCAGTACTGGCAGATGATCTCGGTGTCGGCGCCCATGTCGAGGAACACGTGCGGGTGATCGAACGGCGGTAGCGCGCCGATGCACATGAATTCCTTCACCCCGACAGCGACCACCGGGACGCCCGGCTCGTTGTGGAAGTGCGGTACCGCCTTGCCTGCCATACGGCCCTCGCCTGCCCCAGACCCGTCCACGGGGCGAATCTGCCCGGGCATCCCCGGGCGCCATGATCCCGCTTATGCCGCCAGCCCCGCGGCCCGCGCAAGCCTCCCCCGCCGCGCGTCCGCGCGCCGTTCCGCGCATGCGGCTTGGCCTGCCGCGCCGCGCACCGTACATATGCAGGACACCCGCTCTCCGACGCCGCAAAAAGTCTCGACGATGCAACAGGAACAGGCCACCGCGCAGGGTACGCGCCGGGCGCCGGAGCCGCCGATCCACGGCCCGGAGGGATTCGAGGGCATGCGTCGGGCCGGGCGCCTGACGGCCGAGGCTCTCGATCTGCTGATGGAGGCGACCCAGCCCGGCGTCACCACCGAGGAGCTCGACAAGCTCGCCTACACCTTCGCGATGGATCACGGCGCCTATCCCGCGTCGCTGCTCTATCGCGGCTATCCGAAGTCGATCTGCACCTCGATCAACCACGTGGTCTGCCACGGCATCCCGAACGACAAGCCCCTGCGCGAGGGCGACATCGTCAACCTGGATTGCTGCCTGATCCTCGACGGCTGGCACGGCGATTCGAGCCGGATGGCCTATGTCGGCGAGGTTCCCCGCAAGGCGCAGCGCCTGTGCGAGATCACCTACGAGGCGCTGATGCGCGGCGTCGCGGCGGTGAAGCCGGGCGGATCGACCAACGATATCGGCCGGGCGATCCAGACGTTTGCCGAGAGCGAGCGCTGCTCGGTGGTCCGCGACTTCTGCGGCCACGGGCTCGGGCGGATCTACCACGACGCGCCGACCATCCTGCACTACGTCGAGGCGAGCTACGACGTGCCGCTGAAGCCGGGCCAGTTCTTCACGATCGAGCCGATGATCAATCTCGGCCGCCCGGCCGTGAAGGTCCTGGGCGACGGCTGGACCGCGGTGACCCGGGACCGCTCGCTCTCGGCCCAGTTCGAGCACACCGTGGCGGTGACCGAGACCGGCGTCGAGATCTTCACGGTCTCGCCGAAGGGGCTGCATCAGCCCATCAACCCGGCGGCCTGACCGGCCATGGCTGCGGACGACGGGGCGGCCGGGCTGTTCCCCGCGAGCGCCGCGCCGGTCGCCAAGGAGCCGCCGCATTTCCACGGCCATCGCGACCGCCTGCGGGAGAAGTTCGCGGTAGCCGGAGCCGAGGCGTTGCCGGACTACGAGCTTCTGGAACTCGTCCTGTTCCGGGCGATCCCCCGACGGGACGTGAAGCCCCTGGCCAAGGCCCTGGTCGCACGGTTCGGCAGCTTCGCCGAGGTCCTGAGCGCCGAGCCGGCCCGGCTGATGGAGGTCGAGGGCGTGAGCGCCGGGGTCGCCGCCGACCTCAAGCTGATCGAAGCGGCGGGACGGCGGCTCGCCCGCGGCGCGCTGCGCGAGCGCGCGGTGCTCAATTCCTGGAGCGCGCTGAGCGAGTACCTGCGGGCCACCATGGCGTTCGCGGCGCGCGAGGAGTTCCGCATCCTGTTCCTCGACAAGCGCAACCACCTGATCGCCGACGAGGTCCAGGGCCGCGGCACGGTCGACCACACGCCGGTCTATCCCCGGGAGGTCGCCCGCCGGGCCCTGGAACTCTCGGCCACCGCGATCATCCTGGC encodes:
- the radC gene encoding DNA repair protein RadC; translation: MAADDGAAGLFPASAAPVAKEPPHFHGHRDRLREKFAVAGAEALPDYELLELVLFRAIPRRDVKPLAKALVARFGSFAEVLSAEPARLMEVEGVSAGVAADLKLIEAAGRRLARGALRERAVLNSWSALSEYLRATMAFAAREEFRILFLDKRNHLIADEVQGRGTVDHTPVYPREVARRALELSATAIILAHNHPSGDPSPSTADVAMTREIVSVLAPLKIVVHDHIILGRNGHASLKGLKLF
- a CDS encoding zinc-finger domain-containing protein, with product MAGKAVPHFHNEPGVPVVAVGVKEFMCIGALPPFDHPHVFLDMGADTEIICQYCSTLYRYRAGLKADEADPQACVWHDAATVAAE
- the map gene encoding type I methionyl aminopeptidase; amino-acid sequence: MQQEQATAQGTRRAPEPPIHGPEGFEGMRRAGRLTAEALDLLMEATQPGVTTEELDKLAYTFAMDHGAYPASLLYRGYPKSICTSINHVVCHGIPNDKPLREGDIVNLDCCLILDGWHGDSSRMAYVGEVPRKAQRLCEITYEALMRGVAAVKPGGSTNDIGRAIQTFAESERCSVVRDFCGHGLGRIYHDAPTILHYVEASYDVPLKPGQFFTIEPMINLGRPAVKVLGDGWTAVTRDRSLSAQFEHTVAVTETGVEIFTVSPKGLHQPINPAA